From a region of the Nitrospirota bacterium genome:
- a CDS encoding M23 family metallopeptidase, producing the protein MYKIKRLFKKLFTPVTIMLIPHDSKRTINLKLPSIGIIASVFLWLIGTGYVVTIAINTVEYYDMQKKLNFYADQFSEMKSSLSAMKKAEAELSRLLSFGNKERILENLDPKVNTSDAGSLDMDILKDQIKNSVNTVSEIREFLKEQRTVYMATPRGLPIQGRLTSGYGMREDPREGGAEFHSGVDLAAPSGTPVTATAEGVISFAGWSGGNGNLVVIEHGFGYSTFYAHNKSLAVKVGSRVKRGDTVAYSGSTGNSTGPHVHYEVWHKGKPINPRQFIVEARAAKEEK; encoded by the coding sequence ATGTATAAGATAAAAAGACTTTTCAAAAAGCTTTTTACACCGGTAACGATCATGCTCATTCCTCACGACAGCAAGAGGACTATCAACCTCAAGCTCCCTTCGATCGGGATCATCGCCTCGGTGTTCCTCTGGCTCATCGGCACGGGATACGTCGTGACCATAGCGATCAACACGGTCGAGTACTACGATATGCAGAAAAAGCTGAACTTCTATGCCGATCAGTTCAGTGAGATGAAGTCGTCGCTCTCCGCCATGAAAAAGGCCGAGGCAGAGCTTTCCCGCCTGCTCTCGTTCGGCAATAAGGAGCGGATACTCGAGAATCTCGATCCGAAGGTGAACACTTCGGATGCAGGCTCGCTCGATATGGATATCCTGAAGGACCAGATCAAAAACAGCGTCAACACTGTCAGCGAGATCAGGGAGTTCCTGAAAGAGCAGCGGACGGTCTACATGGCGACACCGAGGGGATTGCCGATTCAGGGCAGGCTCACCTCCGGTTACGGGATGAGAGAGGACCCCCGCGAGGGCGGCGCTGAGTTCCATTCCGGAGTCGACCTCGCCGCCCCTTCAGGAACGCCGGTGACGGCGACTGCCGAAGGGGTCATCAGCTTTGCAGGCTGGAGCGGCGGCAACGGGAACCTGGTGGTGATCGAGCACGGGTTCGGTTACTCAACGTTCTATGCGCATAATAAATCCCTGGCAGTAAAGGTCGGGAGCCGGGTGAAGCGGGGCGATACGGTCGCCTATTCCGGGTCTACCGGCAATTCGACAGGGCCGCATGTCCATTATGAGGTGTGGCATAAAGGCAAGCCGATCAATCCCCGTCAGTTCATAGTAGAGGCCCGGGCTGCAAAGGAGGAAAAGTGA